One window of the Catenulispora sp. EB89 genome contains the following:
- a CDS encoding ABC transporter ATP-binding protein: MTTISSPASPAAPATPDTPAVRLDRITKTFGEDAAAVADLSLDIAAGEFFSLLGPSGCGKTTTLRMIGGFADPTAGTILLSGQDVTRLPPNKRNVNTVFQSYALFDHLSVADNVAFGLKRAGVARDQIRRRVAEMLELVQLPAFADRKPRTLSGGQRQRVALARALVNRPAVLLLDEPLAALDLKLRRQMQIELKQIQREVGITFVFVTHDQDEALTMSDRVAVMNAGRVEHCGTPEDVYERPETKFVASFMGTSNLMTGVYRSGAVQIGGGPAIAVGPCPEIADGAEVSVSIRPEKIWLSDFEPDMPRARGVIKDTVYSGPTTTYLIELAPGVTVAALEQNTARSRNEDRWVGGESVEIAWKTEHCLVLV, from the coding sequence ATGACCACCATCTCTTCTCCGGCCTCGCCGGCGGCTCCCGCCACGCCCGACACACCCGCGGTGCGGCTGGACCGGATCACCAAGACGTTCGGCGAGGACGCCGCGGCCGTCGCCGACCTGAGCCTGGACATCGCCGCCGGCGAGTTCTTCTCGCTGCTCGGGCCGTCCGGCTGCGGCAAGACCACGACGCTGCGGATGATCGGCGGCTTCGCCGATCCCACGGCCGGGACGATCCTGCTCTCCGGCCAGGACGTGACCCGCCTGCCGCCGAACAAGCGGAACGTCAACACCGTCTTCCAGAGCTACGCGCTGTTCGACCACCTCTCGGTGGCCGACAACGTCGCCTTCGGCCTCAAGCGGGCCGGCGTCGCCCGGGACCAGATCCGGCGCCGGGTCGCCGAGATGCTGGAGCTGGTGCAGCTGCCGGCCTTCGCCGACCGCAAGCCGCGCACCCTGTCCGGCGGCCAGCGCCAGCGCGTCGCGCTGGCCCGCGCCCTGGTCAACCGGCCGGCCGTGCTGCTGCTGGACGAGCCGCTGGCGGCGCTGGACCTGAAGCTGCGGCGGCAGATGCAGATCGAGCTCAAGCAGATCCAGCGCGAGGTCGGCATCACCTTCGTGTTCGTCACCCACGACCAGGACGAGGCGCTGACCATGTCCGACCGGGTGGCCGTGATGAACGCCGGGCGCGTGGAGCACTGCGGCACGCCCGAGGACGTGTACGAGCGCCCGGAGACGAAGTTCGTCGCGTCCTTCATGGGGACCTCGAACCTCATGACCGGCGTCTACCGGTCCGGTGCGGTCCAGATCGGCGGCGGCCCGGCGATCGCCGTGGGGCCGTGTCCGGAGATCGCCGACGGCGCCGAGGTCAGCGTCTCGATCCGGCCGGAGAAGATCTGGCTGTCGGACTTCGAGCCGGACATGCCCCGGGCCCGCGGGGTCATCAAGGACACCGTGTATTCGGGCCCGACCACTACCTACCTGATCGAGCTGGCGCCCGGAGTCACCGTCGCCGCGCTGGAGCAGAACACCGCGCGGTCCCGGAACGAGGACCGCTGGGTGGGCGGCGAGTCGGTCGAGATCGCCTGGAAGACCGAACACTGTCTGGTCCTGGTCTGA
- a CDS encoding Ig-like domain repeat protein, which translates to MSRTPRASRPRWFVPRRRRAALAAAAMLCVAGSAAAPASATDSPAVRTAAADPVTGQLAYVAVGGAFGLPNALAVMDTRTDSLVDFHTMPQYLNGIAVNPAGTRVYGTTQGAVVVMDPVTDATLGTIPVGASNGDIAISPSGAQAYVADSSGTGSVHVVDTAAQTVTATIAAGGEGLALSPDGTRLYSTGPGGVLSVIDTATDTVVATVACGTSTGYVAVDGTGAHAYVTDWATHSLYVVDAATDSVTATVSLATFVGNPTRVVVNPAGTTAYVGQGPAGEVLGIDLATRNVLHILQAGTGILAEAIDSAGSKLYVGASDGTMNPGGSVTAFDTAGPTQSGALGLAGYPTGIALGPTSSGTAVSLTTAPTGTATQGKPVTLTATVSGADSGTVQFYDRTSSAYGPVPLGAPVPVTNGTATLSTSSLTLDIHSLSAAFTPAAPGLLRSASSVVSVQVIPAGVNVEQAYNATGTGIVISTLYTTGPRLLLAFVSSDGPAQKQSASITSSGLDWTLVKRADNQGGTAEIWSAYASGPLSDYAVASSPQFDGFDQQLTVLVITGATRVGASAAAGSSTGVGHVSLTTTGAGSQVYGVGEDYTDAQARTVASGQRLYSQWVDTASGDTYWTQGTSGTTIPSGTKVTLSDTAPTGDTWNMAAVEVLSSGS; encoded by the coding sequence ATGTCCCGTACTCCCCGAGCAAGCCGTCCGCGCTGGTTCGTGCCGCGCCGCAGGCGGGCCGCACTGGCAGCGGCGGCGATGCTGTGTGTCGCCGGCAGCGCCGCGGCACCCGCCTCCGCGACAGACTCCCCCGCCGTCCGCACGGCCGCCGCCGACCCGGTGACCGGACAACTCGCCTACGTCGCCGTGGGCGGAGCCTTCGGCCTGCCGAACGCCCTGGCCGTGATGGACACCCGGACCGACTCGCTCGTCGACTTCCACACCATGCCCCAGTACCTGAACGGCATCGCGGTGAACCCGGCGGGGACCCGGGTCTACGGGACCACGCAGGGCGCCGTCGTCGTCATGGACCCGGTGACCGACGCGACCCTCGGGACGATCCCGGTCGGCGCGAGCAACGGTGACATCGCGATCTCCCCCTCCGGCGCCCAGGCGTACGTCGCCGACTCCAGCGGCACCGGATCGGTCCACGTCGTCGACACCGCCGCGCAGACCGTGACCGCCACCATCGCGGCCGGCGGCGAGGGCCTGGCCCTGAGCCCGGACGGGACCCGGCTCTACAGCACCGGGCCTGGCGGAGTCCTGTCAGTGATCGACACCGCCACCGACACGGTCGTGGCGACCGTCGCCTGCGGCACCTCCACCGGATACGTGGCCGTCGACGGCACCGGAGCCCACGCCTACGTGACCGACTGGGCCACGCACTCCCTGTACGTCGTGGACGCCGCGACGGACTCCGTAACCGCCACCGTCTCGCTGGCGACCTTCGTCGGCAATCCGACCCGCGTGGTCGTCAACCCGGCGGGCACGACGGCGTACGTCGGCCAGGGCCCGGCCGGCGAGGTCCTGGGCATCGATCTGGCGACTCGCAATGTCCTGCACATCCTGCAGGCGGGCACGGGCATCCTCGCCGAGGCCATCGACAGTGCCGGGAGCAAGCTCTACGTGGGCGCCTCCGACGGCACCATGAACCCGGGGGGCTCGGTCACAGCGTTCGACACCGCCGGCCCGACCCAGAGCGGCGCGCTCGGCCTGGCCGGCTATCCCACCGGCATCGCCCTGGGCCCGACCTCGTCCGGCACGGCCGTGTCCTTGACGACCGCCCCGACCGGGACCGCCACGCAAGGAAAGCCGGTGACGCTGACGGCGACGGTGTCGGGAGCGGACTCCGGGACGGTGCAGTTCTACGACCGGACGTCGTCGGCCTACGGCCCCGTCCCCCTGGGCGCACCCGTGCCGGTCACCAACGGCACCGCCACCCTCAGCACCTCCTCGCTGACGCTCGACATCCACAGCCTCAGCGCCGCCTTCACTCCGGCCGCGCCCGGACTGTTGCGCTCGGCCTCAAGCGTGGTGAGCGTCCAGGTGATCCCCGCCGGCGTGAACGTCGAGCAGGCCTACAACGCGACCGGAACCGGCATCGTGATCAGCACGCTGTACACCACGGGTCCCCGGCTGCTGCTCGCGTTCGTCAGCTCAGACGGCCCCGCGCAGAAGCAGAGCGCCAGCATCACGAGCTCGGGTCTCGACTGGACGCTGGTGAAGCGCGCCGACAACCAGGGCGGTACCGCGGAGATCTGGTCCGCCTACGCCTCCGGTCCGCTGTCCGATTACGCCGTCGCCTCCTCACCGCAGTTCGACGGCTTCGACCAACAACTGACCGTCCTGGTGATCACCGGCGCGACGCGGGTCGGGGCGAGCGCCGCGGCCGGCAGTTCCACCGGTGTCGGACACGTGTCGCTGACCACGACCGGGGCCGGCTCGCAGGTGTACGGCGTCGGCGAGGACTACACCGACGCGCAGGCCCGGACCGTCGCCTCGGGGCAGCGGCTGTACAGCCAGTGGGTGGACACCGCCTCCGGGGACACCTACTGGACCCAGGGCACCAGCGGGACGACCATCCCGTCGGGGACCAAGGTCACCCTCTCCGACACCGCACCGACCGGCGATACCTGGAACATGGCAGCCGTCGAGGTGCTTAGTTCCGGTTCATAG
- a CDS encoding GNAT family N-acetyltransferase encodes MSTSLRAPSLQTARLRLRAFEDSDADALFALQSNAYVLRYWDSLPWTERARAEQFIARCRQMESEGSGVRLAVDRVSDGAFIGWCTVPAWNPDFRSAKLGYCFDDAAWGQGYATEAGRALLGWAFDTLDLNRVQSETDTRNVGSARVLEKLGFVREGTLREDCIVDGVVSDSWVYGLLRREWRPSGD; translated from the coding sequence GTGAGCACGTCCCTGCGCGCCCCCTCGTTGCAGACCGCTCGCCTTCGACTGCGCGCCTTCGAAGACTCGGACGCGGACGCCCTCTTCGCTCTGCAGAGCAACGCTTATGTGCTGCGCTACTGGGACAGTCTGCCGTGGACCGAACGCGCGCGGGCCGAGCAGTTCATCGCACGTTGCCGGCAGATGGAAAGCGAGGGCTCCGGGGTGCGACTGGCCGTGGACCGCGTCTCCGACGGGGCGTTCATCGGCTGGTGCACGGTGCCAGCGTGGAATCCGGACTTCCGGAGCGCGAAGCTGGGCTACTGCTTCGACGATGCCGCGTGGGGCCAGGGTTATGCGACCGAGGCCGGGCGCGCTCTGCTCGGGTGGGCGTTTGACACGCTGGACTTGAATCGCGTGCAATCCGAGACCGATACGCGCAACGTGGGATCTGCTCGCGTTCTGGAGAAGCTCGGCTTCGTGCGCGAGGGGACGTTGCGGGAGGACTGCATCGTCGACGGCGTGGTCTCCGATTCGTGGGTCTACGGGCTGCTCCGGCGGGAGTGGCGGCCGTCCGGCGACTAG
- a CDS encoding ABC transporter permease, with translation MPRTASEPTAGGPSPTGPTSPTSPTSPPSPPSPAGPPAPKGSPGPIRFRRPRRRTSRRPASADTRVWNRLALPGTLWMSVFFISSLLLVAALSFGTTDDLGNPRFGTTLDNIRRLAAPAYRTVMFRSLEYAALTSVLCLLIAYPVAYAIALHAGRLKNALIAAIVVPFFANYLVRMYGWSVVLSDDGPVLRFLRAIGLADSHTKILNTGPGVIAGLVYGFVVFMIIPLYAALERLDTALIEAGRDLYGGPLRTFLFVTVPATRQGAVAGMVLVFLPAMGDFVSAQFLGGPNQLMIGNLIQDKFFEGQDWPLGSALTMLLMAVLLVGMFGYLRRARKDEAEATR, from the coding sequence GTGCCCAGGACCGCATCCGAACCGACGGCCGGCGGGCCCAGCCCGACCGGCCCGACCAGCCCGACCAGCCCGACCAGCCCGCCAAGCCCGCCAAGCCCGGCCGGCCCACCAGCCCCGAAAGGCTCGCCCGGCCCGATCCGCTTCCGGCGCCCGAGACGGCGGACCTCGCGGCGGCCGGCCTCGGCCGACACCCGGGTCTGGAACCGTCTGGCCCTTCCCGGAACGCTGTGGATGTCGGTGTTCTTCATCTCCTCCCTGCTGCTCGTCGCGGCGCTGTCGTTCGGGACCACCGACGATCTGGGCAACCCCCGGTTCGGCACCACGCTGGACAACATCCGGCGGCTGGCGGCACCGGCCTACCGCACGGTGATGTTCCGCTCGCTGGAGTACGCCGCCCTGACGTCGGTGCTGTGCCTGCTGATCGCCTATCCGGTCGCCTACGCGATCGCGCTGCACGCCGGGCGGTTAAAGAACGCACTGATCGCCGCGATCGTCGTGCCCTTCTTCGCCAACTACCTCGTCCGGATGTACGGGTGGTCGGTGGTGCTATCCGACGACGGCCCGGTGCTGCGCTTCCTGCGCGCGATCGGCCTCGCGGACTCGCACACGAAGATCCTCAACACCGGGCCGGGGGTCATCGCGGGCCTGGTCTACGGCTTCGTGGTGTTCATGATCATCCCGCTGTACGCGGCCCTGGAACGGCTGGACACAGCGCTGATCGAGGCCGGGCGCGACCTGTACGGCGGCCCGCTGCGCACCTTCCTGTTCGTCACGGTCCCCGCGACCCGGCAGGGCGCGGTGGCCGGGATGGTGCTGGTCTTCCTGCCGGCCATGGGCGACTTCGTGTCCGCACAGTTCCTGGGCGGCCCGAACCAGCTCATGATCGGCAACCTGATCCAGGACAAGTTCTTCGAGGGCCAGGACTGGCCGCTGGGCTCGGCGCTGACGATGCTGCTGATGGCCGTGCTCCTGGTCGGCATGTTCGGCTACCTGCGGCGCGCCCGCAAGGACGAGGCGGAGGCGACCCGATGA
- a CDS encoding flavin monoamine oxidase family protein has translation MHHYDVIVLGAGLAGLSAARDLAAGGADVLVLEARDRVGGRVEQAILEDGRILQLGGEVVGRAHTAYLGLVAELGLTLIPSYVAEPGAMVRATPEGVSAGGPPHWFGPGDEDCQRRVTKEFVDLAQTVDPDDPWSHPDAAALDAMSVGRWLRSAGATPQVVRLWEIGQLSLASGSVERTSLLGALRKNAAVPSAGHYDYEDWEGLRVAEGSATVALAMTVELGHRVRTGAAVAAVDVRSASASGSASSGPGRCRVRLVGGETLTADAVVSALPVGPLRSVAVTGVSDERLASLHAQRQACAAKLALAYDRPFWRVQGMNGLSECEDVLGSTWPQGFGLLSALIPPERYGVMLGMPPQERMRELISDVARLYGAEAEQPITAYLRMWGSDPWTQGYVTQWAPGDVMRVGPLHGTHEPPFYVCGSDQWVAGYMEGAVRTGRATAGEVLRHG, from the coding sequence ATGCACCACTATGACGTGATCGTCCTGGGCGCCGGCCTGGCCGGCCTGTCCGCCGCCCGGGACCTGGCCGCCGGCGGCGCGGACGTCCTGGTCCTGGAAGCCCGGGACCGGGTCGGCGGGCGGGTCGAACAGGCGATCCTCGAGGACGGCCGGATCCTGCAGCTCGGCGGCGAGGTCGTCGGCCGCGCGCACACCGCCTACCTGGGCCTCGTCGCCGAACTCGGCCTGACCCTGATCCCCAGCTACGTCGCCGAGCCGGGCGCCATGGTCCGCGCCACGCCGGAAGGCGTCTCGGCCGGGGGTCCGCCGCACTGGTTCGGTCCGGGCGACGAGGACTGCCAGAGAAGAGTGACGAAGGAGTTCGTGGACCTCGCCCAGACCGTCGACCCGGACGACCCGTGGTCGCACCCCGACGCCGCCGCGCTGGACGCGATGTCGGTGGGCCGGTGGCTCCGTTCGGCGGGGGCGACGCCGCAGGTCGTGCGGCTGTGGGAGATCGGGCAGCTCAGCCTGGCCAGCGGCTCGGTGGAGCGGACGTCGCTGCTCGGCGCGCTGCGCAAGAACGCGGCGGTACCGAGCGCCGGGCACTACGACTACGAGGACTGGGAGGGCCTGCGGGTCGCCGAGGGCTCGGCGACGGTCGCGCTGGCGATGACGGTCGAACTGGGGCACCGGGTGCGGACCGGGGCCGCGGTGGCGGCCGTGGACGTGCGGTCGGCGTCTGCGTCTGGGTCCGCGTCGTCCGGTCCGGGGCGCTGCCGGGTTCGCCTCGTGGGCGGAGAGACGCTGACCGCTGACGCGGTGGTCAGCGCACTGCCGGTGGGACCGTTGCGGTCCGTGGCCGTGACCGGGGTGTCGGACGAGCGCCTGGCTTCGCTGCACGCGCAGCGGCAGGCCTGCGCCGCGAAGCTTGCCCTGGCCTACGATCGGCCGTTCTGGCGCGTACAGGGGATGAATGGTTTGTCAGAGTGCGAGGATGTCCTGGGCAGCACCTGGCCGCAGGGATTCGGGCTGCTCTCGGCGCTGATTCCGCCTGAACGCTACGGCGTGATGCTGGGGATGCCTCCGCAGGAGCGTATGCGGGAGCTGATATCCGACGTCGCGCGGCTCTACGGGGCAGAGGCCGAGCAGCCGATCACCGCGTACCTGCGGATGTGGGGAAGCGACCCGTGGACACAGGGGTACGTGACGCAGTGGGCCCCGGGAGACGTGATGCGGGTCGGGCCCCTGCACGGCACGCATGAGCCGCCGTTCTACGTGTGCGGATCGGACCAGTGGGTCGCCGGGTACATGGAGGGCGCGGTACGGACCGGCCGCGCGACGGCCGGCGAGGTGTTGCGGCATGGCTGA
- a CDS encoding TetR/AcrR family transcriptional regulator: MRADALRNRSAITSAAFRLAAERGEAVSMEDIAREAGVGVGTLYRHFPDRRALLEDIAIDTLRTLLESTRAEVGRTPAWEALLRLVDRCMALPLALIKSLIADAPESPELLALEAEVNTLIAAIAAAAQREGDLRADVPPAEVVRVLNVAVCRCGARPDDYLTRVLLAGLRAPKD, encoded by the coding sequence ATGCGAGCGGACGCGCTGCGCAATCGCTCGGCGATCACGAGCGCCGCCTTCCGCCTGGCCGCCGAACGGGGCGAGGCCGTGTCGATGGAGGACATCGCACGGGAGGCAGGCGTGGGCGTCGGCACCCTCTACCGGCACTTCCCGGATCGCCGCGCCCTGCTGGAGGACATCGCGATCGACACCCTGCGCACCCTGCTGGAGTCCACGCGCGCGGAAGTCGGCAGAACCCCGGCGTGGGAGGCGCTACTACGACTCGTGGACCGCTGCATGGCCCTGCCGCTGGCGCTGATCAAGTCTCTGATCGCCGACGCACCGGAAAGCCCCGAACTGCTCGCGCTGGAAGCCGAGGTCAACACACTGATCGCGGCCATCGCCGCAGCCGCGCAACGCGAGGGCGACCTGCGCGCCGACGTGCCGCCGGCCGAGGTGGTGCGCGTGCTCAACGTGGCGGTCTGCCGCTGCGGCGCTCGGCCCGACGACTACCTGACCCGCGTGCTGCTCGCCGGCCTGCGCGCGCCGAAGGACTAG
- a CDS encoding aminobutyraldehyde dehydrogenase — translation MAEFPDVLNVIGGHESAAASGARLDLVDPSTGLVAGRSALSGADDVDAACAAAASAFESWSVTTPAERQQALLRIADGVEARAGAFADAEVRETGKPRALFLRDEFPAIVDVLRFFAGAARTPPGVAAAEYTEGRTSMLRREPVGVCAQITPWNYPLMMAVWKLAPAVAAGNTTVLKPADTTPSTTALLARVAAEHLPPGVVNVVCGDRETGRALTAHPAVRLVAVTGSVRAGRQIAAACAADLKRVHLELGGNAPVVVHDDVDVEATAAALAAVAFYNAGQDCTAATRLLVDRSIHDAFVAAFAEQVRGLRTGPSPDADFGPLNSAAQLAAVRGVLERLPAHAEVTVGGHALDGPGWYHEPTVVVHAAQDDEIVQEETFGPVVTVQSFATEAEAMALANGVRFGLAASVWTRDHDRAMRAVRGFRSGIAWANTHGTTVSEMPHGGVGHSGYGSDLAMAGLLDYTQVKHVMI, via the coding sequence ATGGCTGAGTTCCCGGATGTCCTCAACGTCATCGGCGGCCACGAATCCGCAGCGGCTTCCGGCGCGCGCCTGGACCTCGTTGATCCGTCGACCGGCCTGGTCGCCGGCCGTTCGGCGCTGTCCGGCGCCGACGACGTCGACGCGGCGTGTGCCGCGGCGGCCTCGGCGTTCGAGTCCTGGTCGGTGACCACTCCGGCGGAGCGCCAACAGGCGCTGCTGCGCATCGCCGACGGCGTCGAGGCGCGGGCCGGGGCGTTCGCCGACGCCGAGGTCCGGGAGACCGGCAAACCCCGGGCCCTGTTCCTGCGGGACGAGTTCCCGGCGATCGTCGACGTGCTGCGCTTCTTCGCCGGGGCGGCCCGGACCCCGCCGGGCGTGGCGGCGGCCGAGTACACCGAGGGCCGGACGTCGATGCTGCGGCGCGAGCCGGTCGGCGTGTGCGCGCAGATCACGCCGTGGAACTACCCGCTGATGATGGCCGTGTGGAAACTCGCGCCGGCGGTGGCAGCGGGCAACACCACCGTACTGAAACCCGCCGACACCACGCCCTCGACGACGGCGCTGCTCGCCCGGGTCGCCGCGGAGCACCTGCCGCCGGGCGTCGTCAACGTCGTGTGCGGCGACCGCGAGACCGGGCGCGCGCTGACGGCGCACCCCGCGGTCCGCCTGGTGGCCGTGACCGGAAGCGTCCGCGCCGGCCGCCAGATCGCGGCCGCGTGCGCCGCCGACCTCAAACGCGTGCATCTGGAGCTCGGCGGCAACGCCCCGGTCGTCGTGCACGACGATGTGGACGTGGAGGCGACGGCCGCCGCCCTGGCCGCCGTCGCGTTCTACAACGCGGGGCAGGACTGCACGGCCGCGACGCGGTTGCTGGTCGACCGGTCGATCCACGACGCGTTCGTGGCCGCGTTCGCGGAGCAGGTCAGAGGGCTGCGCACCGGTCCGTCTCCCGACGCCGACTTCGGCCCCCTGAACAGCGCCGCACAGCTGGCAGCCGTACGCGGTGTTCTGGAACGGCTGCCGGCGCACGCGGAAGTGACGGTGGGCGGCCACGCGCTCGACGGCCCCGGCTGGTACCACGAGCCGACAGTGGTCGTACATGCGGCGCAGGACGACGAGATCGTCCAGGAGGAGACCTTCGGCCCCGTGGTCACGGTGCAGTCGTTCGCCACCGAGGCCGAAGCGATGGCGCTGGCGAACGGCGTCCGTTTTGGACTCGCCGCGAGCGTCTGGACCCGGGACCACGACCGCGCGATGCGTGCGGTGCGCGGTTTCCGGTCCGGGATCGCCTGGGCCAACACGCACGGCACGACCGTGTCCGAGATGCCACACGGCGGAGTCGGGCACTCCGGCTACGGCAGCGATCTCGCGATGGCCGGGTTGCTGGACTACACGCAGGTCAAACACGTGATGATCTGA
- a CDS encoding group 1 truncated hemoglobin produces the protein MSIYEAIGGAPALVAAVEDFYARVLADTELVGYFEGVDLERLKAHQRSFLAAAVGGSEIYAGRAMKEAHARLAVTQKHFDRVVGHLVDTLTELDVPADIIGDIGSKLIPLQEVIVVPAAERVRL, from the coding sequence ATGAGCATCTACGAGGCGATCGGCGGTGCGCCTGCTCTGGTGGCGGCCGTCGAGGATTTCTACGCGAGGGTCCTGGCGGACACGGAGCTCGTGGGCTACTTCGAGGGTGTGGATCTTGAGCGGCTGAAGGCGCATCAGCGTTCGTTCCTGGCCGCCGCGGTCGGTGGCTCCGAGATCTACGCCGGCCGCGCGATGAAGGAGGCGCACGCACGCCTGGCGGTCACTCAGAAGCACTTCGACCGCGTCGTGGGCCACCTTGTGGACACGCTCACGGAGCTGGATGTCCCCGCCGACATCATCGGCGACATCGGCAGCAAGCTGATTCCGCTGCAGGAAGTCATCGTCGTCCCTGCAGCGGAACGAGTCCGGCTGTGA
- a CDS encoding ABC transporter permease, translating into MTAVDPQRRPGPPGLPGPDGPDAPRRRRLARPPRLARLPRLRRRGVEARPRFAFVVTVLFFVLLYLPIGMVVLFSFNSQKSLTVFKHFSTRWYSAFFHDHVLLSSLGMSLKISLVAMIGSVVLGVALALGLVRARGRLGSYSGLIMLVPLITPEIVTGVASLMLYKGLDTTLSTGTVMISEITFSISYVTVILRSRVAALNPEVEEAAMDLGATRWQAVRLVTLPALLPAILASAVLIFALVFDDFVLAYFTTGVDPQPLAVRIYSAIRFGVEPTINAVGTLMLAGSITLIAAALSIPRLFGRSGGLDLLSGD; encoded by the coding sequence ATGACCGCTGTCGATCCCCAGAGGCGGCCGGGGCCGCCCGGGCTACCCGGACCGGACGGGCCGGACGCGCCGCGGCGACGCCGGCTGGCCCGGCCGCCACGGCTGGCCCGGCTGCCCCGCCTGCGCCGGCGCGGCGTCGAGGCCAGGCCCCGCTTCGCCTTCGTGGTCACCGTGCTGTTCTTCGTCCTGCTCTACCTGCCCATCGGCATGGTCGTGCTGTTCTCCTTCAACTCCCAGAAGTCGCTGACCGTCTTCAAGCACTTCAGCACCCGCTGGTACTCGGCCTTCTTCCACGACCACGTCCTGCTGTCCTCACTGGGCATGAGCCTGAAGATCTCGCTGGTGGCGATGATCGGCTCGGTGGTCCTCGGCGTGGCGCTGGCACTGGGCCTGGTGCGGGCCCGCGGCCGGCTCGGCTCCTACTCCGGCCTGATCATGCTGGTCCCGCTCATCACCCCGGAGATCGTCACCGGTGTGGCGTCGCTGATGCTCTACAAGGGCCTGGACACCACGCTGTCCACCGGCACGGTGATGATCTCCGAGATCACCTTCTCCATCTCCTACGTGACGGTGATCCTGCGCTCGCGGGTGGCCGCGCTCAATCCGGAGGTCGAGGAGGCCGCCATGGACCTGGGCGCGACGCGCTGGCAGGCCGTGCGCCTGGTGACGCTGCCCGCGCTGCTGCCCGCCATCCTGGCCAGCGCGGTCCTGATCTTCGCCTTGGTCTTCGACGACTTCGTCCTGGCCTACTTCACCACCGGCGTGGACCCGCAGCCGCTGGCGGTGCGCATCTACTCCGCCATCCGCTTCGGCGTCGAGCCGACCATCAACGCCGTCGGCACCCTGATGCTGGCCGGCTCCATCACCCTGATCGCCGCGGCCCTGTCCATCCCGCGCCTGTTCGGCCGCTCCGGCGGCCTCGACCTCCTGTCCGGGGACTGA
- a CDS encoding TIGR03564 family F420-dependent LLM class oxidoreductase: MRIGLYVADQSDPQSQIGQARTAAEHGLASAFFNQVLAWDPLTVAALAGAAVPGIELGTAIVHTYPRHPIALAGQALTVAAATGGRLTLGVGPSHKQFIEGVYGLSYDRPAQHTREYLTALRTELSGAGHLQVPGAQPPSVLLSALGPVMLRIAGELADGTITVWATPATIADHIRPKIDAVAADPRVVATVMVSVTARPDAVRDEVAAVVGFASDFASYRTLLDRQGQRNVAETVVAGDHDAVAAAIRAYAAAGATDLLVSLVGDDAEQARTLELAGELAGELAGEQAGDLARDLAGSA; encoded by the coding sequence ATGCGGATCGGACTTTACGTAGCAGACCAGAGCGACCCCCAGTCCCAGATCGGGCAGGCTCGGACAGCGGCTGAACACGGCCTGGCCAGCGCGTTCTTCAACCAGGTCCTGGCGTGGGACCCGCTCACCGTCGCGGCGCTCGCCGGGGCGGCTGTGCCCGGGATCGAGCTGGGCACCGCCATCGTGCACACCTACCCGCGCCATCCGATCGCGCTGGCCGGGCAGGCGCTGACGGTGGCCGCGGCCACCGGCGGCCGGCTCACCCTCGGCGTCGGGCCGAGCCACAAGCAGTTCATCGAGGGCGTATATGGCCTGTCCTACGACCGGCCCGCACAGCACACCCGCGAATACCTGACCGCGCTGCGCACCGAACTGTCGGGTGCCGGCCATCTCCAGGTGCCGGGTGCGCAGCCTCCGTCCGTCCTGCTCTCCGCGCTCGGCCCGGTGATGCTCCGCATCGCCGGCGAGCTGGCCGACGGCACGATCACGGTGTGGGCGACCCCCGCGACGATCGCCGACCACATCCGGCCGAAGATCGACGCGGTGGCCGCGGACCCGCGCGTCGTGGCGACGGTCATGGTGAGCGTGACCGCCCGGCCGGACGCCGTGCGCGACGAGGTTGCCGCCGTGGTCGGCTTCGCGTCCGACTTCGCCAGCTACCGGACGCTGCTGGACCGCCAGGGGCAGCGCAACGTCGCGGAGACGGTCGTCGCCGGAGACCACGACGCCGTCGCCGCCGCGATCCGCGCGTACGCCGCCGCGGGCGCCACCGACCTGCTGGTCAGCCTGGTCGGCGACGACGCCGAGCAGGCCAGGACACTGGAACTGGCCGGTGAACTGGCCGGTGAACTGGCAGGCGAGCAGGCTGGCGACCTGGCTCGCGACCTGGCCGGCTCCGCGTGA